Proteins encoded within one genomic window of Leptolyngbya sp. FACHB-261:
- a CDS encoding polysaccharide pyruvyl transferase family protein, which yields MNVLLMGYYGYKNVGDDLFVKQLTQYFSKQESVKKISVLCNEDYYEKASDKVSFFASNNISKFKRLVLLLDSQCIAWGGGTLSLKGEPKNLSLMQQLSKLLGKRFCFLGVGLEIVGKGSEGTTKIFKNADLLYVRDQYSYQLALETLQAQKTCCLGGDLAFLDLSVYEAFLHQTKPTASLNNISFSGKFWWGEGRAEFYAQQLLPLIEKFNSVIHLLPAHLGDERNDNRFHALLQKYLPQENCQLHDWKRPEDFMATLSQMDLHLGTRLHSLILADILGVPNIGIGGPSSKIQHYIDKTQMLTPERIRAFMEPISVEQISKVVEHYQRPEAFILDESKRCNECIGRIFQKA from the coding sequence ATGAACGTTCTTCTGATGGGATACTACGGCTACAAAAATGTAGGTGATGATCTGTTCGTCAAACAGTTGACTCAATACTTCTCCAAACAGGAAAGTGTTAAAAAAATATCTGTACTCTGCAACGAAGATTACTACGAAAAAGCTAGCGACAAAGTTTCTTTCTTCGCGTCCAATAACATTTCTAAGTTTAAGAGACTTGTTTTGCTTTTAGACAGCCAATGTATTGCTTGGGGAGGAGGAACGCTTTCATTAAAGGGGGAGCCCAAAAACTTATCGCTTATGCAACAGCTATCCAAATTATTGGGTAAGCGCTTTTGCTTTCTTGGCGTTGGCTTGGAGATCGTTGGCAAAGGCAGTGAGGGAACAACCAAAATCTTTAAAAACGCCGATCTTCTCTACGTCAGAGACCAGTATTCCTATCAGTTAGCGTTGGAAACGCTGCAAGCCCAAAAGACCTGTTGCCTGGGAGGTGACCTAGCCTTTCTAGATCTGAGTGTTTACGAAGCCTTTTTGCATCAGACCAAGCCTACAGCTTCGCTCAATAATATTTCCTTCTCAGGAAAATTTTGGTGGGGAGAGGGGCGAGCTGAGTTTTATGCACAGCAATTACTGCCACTGATTGAGAAATTTAACTCAGTCATTCACCTATTACCAGCTCATCTCGGCGATGAAAGGAACGACAACCGCTTCCACGCTCTTCTTCAAAAATATCTCCCTCAAGAAAACTGTCAGCTGCATGACTGGAAGCGGCCAGAAGACTTCATGGCAACTTTAAGCCAGATGGACCTCCACTTGGGTACCCGCCTGCATTCGCTAATTTTGGCCGACATTTTAGGAGTACCTAATATTGGTATTGGTGGGCCGTCGTCAAAAATCCAGCACTACATCGATAAAACTCAGATGTTAACTCCCGAAAGAATTCGAGCTTTTATGGAGCCGATTTCTGTTGAGCAAATCAGCAAAGTGGTTGAGCATTACCAAAGACCAGAGGCTTTTATCCTGGATGAATCTAAAAGGTGCAACGAGTGTATCGGTAGAATCTTCCAGAAAGCCTGA
- a CDS encoding glycosyltransferase, whose translation MPKVSVCIPTFNRVKLLPVAINSVLQQTWTDFELIVCDDGSSDGTPEFMATLTDPRIRYIRHPQNVGKSNNMISGFEAATGDYFIKFDDDDRLTPEFLSSTCQILDSDFSVDFVSTDHWIIDINNTRDEQATRLNSQKWGRADLPAGVINNLLEAAFVKQCMQIGATLFRRQTLCEVGYMLPNMQNCEDNDLFVRLALAGKKGYYLPQLLMEYRVHAEQQGINRAIPYLTDKLHYLESYQFESPSLEAVRRARLLESQLLLGLRLIEKGETDKGRKLVQAAASASPAKARMGLTLSLLPTGLRSPAFGLLRRLRS comes from the coding sequence ATGCCCAAGGTTAGCGTTTGCATCCCTACTTTCAATCGGGTGAAGCTGTTGCCGGTTGCCATTAACAGTGTGCTTCAGCAAACCTGGACAGACTTTGAATTGATCGTTTGCGATGATGGTTCCAGTGATGGCACGCCTGAGTTCATGGCGACCTTAACCGATCCCCGGATTCGCTACATTCGCCATCCTCAGAATGTTGGCAAAAGCAACAACATGATCTCCGGTTTTGAAGCAGCGACCGGGGACTATTTCATCAAGTTCGATGATGATGACCGACTCACACCCGAATTTCTCTCTAGCACCTGCCAGATTTTAGACAGTGATTTCAGCGTTGATTTTGTCAGTACAGATCATTGGATTATTGACATCAACAACACCCGCGATGAGCAGGCAACTCGGCTAAATTCGCAGAAATGGGGAAGAGCTGACCTACCTGCTGGTGTCATCAATAATCTTTTAGAAGCTGCTTTTGTCAAGCAGTGTATGCAGATTGGGGCAACTCTGTTTCGCCGCCAAACTCTCTGCGAAGTAGGGTATATGCTGCCTAACATGCAGAACTGCGAGGATAATGATTTGTTTGTCCGTCTAGCCTTGGCAGGCAAGAAAGGTTATTACCTGCCCCAGTTGCTGATGGAGTATCGAGTGCATGCAGAACAACAGGGCATTAACCGGGCAATTCCCTATCTAACGGATAAGCTGCATTACTTGGAGAGCTACCAGTTTGAATCGCCCTCGTTAGAAGCGGTGCGCAGAGCTCGCCTGCTTGAATCCCAATTACTGCTGGGACTACGCCTGATTGAGAAGGGTGAAACCGATAAAGGGCGCAAACTAGTTCAAGCTGCGGCTTCAGCATCCCCTGCAAAAGCTCGGATGGGCTTAACTCTTTCGCTGCTACCAACAGGGTTGCGCAGCCCGGCCTTTGGTTTGCTACGACGACTGCGGTCTTAG
- the hpsP gene encoding hormogonium polysaccharide biosynthesis glycosyltransferase HpsP, producing MSQPLRVLQIVPSLSLVYGGPSQMVLGLSAALAQAGVTVTVLTTDSNGDFAGTTPLDVPLAVPVAQNGYEVIYFRCSPFRRYKFSLELLQWLKVHAHEYDVAHIHALFSPVSTAAARVARQVGLPYILRPLGTLDPADLRKKKLLKQVYAALWERANLAGAAAIHFTSDQEAKVSDRFGAITRDVVLPLGVSLPEPLPEPGYARSQLNLPEAVPLVLFLSRIEPKKGLDLLLPALEALLQAGEQFHFVLAGANPQDPAYEASIRARIAASPLATHTTFTGFIQGSLKAALLQDVDLFVLPSYYENFGIAVAEGMAAGLPVVISDQVHIARNIAEAGAGWVVPCEVNALREALQEAIRDPQQRQLRGAQGKQYAQEHYTWASIARQVMQVYDSLRLRKAAKP from the coding sequence ATGAGTCAGCCGCTGCGGGTTCTGCAAATCGTGCCATCTCTCTCCCTGGTCTATGGGGGGCCCAGCCAGATGGTTTTGGGCTTGTCTGCGGCTCTGGCGCAGGCTGGCGTGACGGTCACGGTTCTGACGACCGATAGTAACGGTGACTTTGCAGGTACTACCCCTCTGGATGTCCCTCTGGCAGTACCAGTTGCTCAGAACGGCTATGAAGTCATTTATTTTCGCTGTAGCCCCTTCCGGCGCTATAAGTTCTCGCTAGAACTGTTGCAATGGCTCAAGGTCCATGCCCACGAGTATGATGTTGCCCACATTCATGCCCTATTTTCGCCGGTAAGTACCGCAGCAGCTAGGGTCGCACGCCAAGTGGGTCTGCCCTACATTCTGCGCCCACTGGGCACTTTGGATCCCGCCGATCTGCGCAAGAAAAAGCTGTTGAAACAGGTCTACGCTGCCCTTTGGGAGCGAGCAAATCTGGCTGGAGCTGCTGCTATTCATTTCACCAGCGATCAGGAAGCCAAGGTTTCTGATCGCTTTGGTGCTATCACTCGTGACGTGGTTTTGCCCTTGGGGGTTAGCCTACCTGAGCCTCTTCCCGAGCCTGGTTATGCCCGCAGCCAGCTTAACCTGCCCGAGGCCGTGCCCTTAGTGCTGTTTCTGTCGCGCATTGAACCCAAGAAAGGGCTGGACTTGCTGCTTCCGGCACTGGAGGCACTACTGCAGGCTGGCGAACAGTTTCACTTTGTTCTGGCTGGCGCCAATCCGCAGGATCCTGCTTACGAAGCGAGTATTCGAGCCCGGATTGCTGCTTCCCCCCTAGCAACCCATACAACATTTACGGGGTTTATCCAGGGATCTCTCAAAGCGGCGCTGCTACAGGATGTGGATTTATTTGTTTTGCCCTCGTATTACGAAAACTTTGGCATCGCGGTAGCAGAGGGCATGGCCGCCGGGTTGCCAGTAGTCATTTCGGATCAAGTCCACATTGCCCGGAATATTGCTGAAGCCGGAGCCGGTTGGGTTGTGCCCTGCGAGGTCAATGCACTACGGGAGGCTTTGCAGGAGGCGATCAGAGACCCGCAACAGCGCCAACTGCGGGGTGCTCAAGGCAAGCAGTATGCCCAGGAGCATTACACTTGGGCATCCATTGCACGGCAGGTGATGCAGGTTTACGACTCGCTGCGCTTAAGGAAGGCTGCTAAGCCCTAA
- the hpsO gene encoding hormogonium polysaccharide biosynthesis glycosyltransferase HpsO has product MRVLVVSHTYIIDLNCQKLQALADLREDIEVTIVVPRRWKPGGVNQTKIVESRAWQLGRLQVVPVSNFSQNNQGLLCFGLDLVRLLQEFKPDFIQVEQGSKALAYSQLITLNYLLGLQAKLLFFTWWNLPYTLKFPVSAIEAYNLTHTSGLVVGNQDGADILKERGYGGPVAVMPQLGVDEQLFKPQPQPKLRASLGIAEHEFVVGFVGRFVPEKGLLTLLEALQGLDRPWRWLLLGRGPLREELLARAEAAGVRDRLVLVESVPHAEVADYINAMDTLILPSETTYEFETLTSKGWKEQFGHVLIEAMACRVPVIGSDSGEIPRVIADAGLVFPEGQAAELRQCLLALIDQPPTRQELADQGLRRALTHYTNRALAKRLLSFYEELLAT; this is encoded by the coding sequence ATGAGGGTTTTGGTTGTCAGCCATACTTACATCATCGACCTCAATTGCCAAAAATTGCAGGCGCTTGCCGATCTGCGGGAAGACATTGAAGTCACGATTGTGGTGCCGCGCCGTTGGAAGCCAGGGGGTGTCAACCAAACGAAGATTGTTGAGTCGCGGGCTTGGCAGTTAGGCCGGTTGCAGGTGGTACCAGTCTCTAACTTCAGCCAAAACAACCAGGGGCTCCTCTGCTTCGGGCTTGACTTGGTTCGCCTGCTTCAGGAATTCAAACCTGATTTTATCCAGGTCGAGCAAGGTTCAAAAGCCCTGGCCTATAGCCAATTGATCACCCTCAATTACCTTTTGGGGCTGCAGGCCAAGCTATTATTCTTCACCTGGTGGAATCTCCCTTACACCTTGAAGTTTCCGGTCTCCGCTATCGAAGCCTACAATCTCACCCACACTTCTGGCTTAGTAGTTGGTAATCAAGACGGAGCCGATATTCTGAAGGAACGGGGCTATGGTGGCCCTGTTGCTGTCATGCCTCAGCTAGGGGTCGATGAACAACTATTCAAACCTCAGCCACAACCGAAACTACGAGCTTCCCTTGGCATTGCTGAGCATGAATTCGTCGTTGGCTTTGTGGGACGGTTTGTGCCGGAGAAGGGGTTGCTAACCCTGCTCGAAGCGCTCCAAGGTTTAGATCGCCCCTGGCGTTGGCTGCTCCTAGGGCGAGGTCCTCTCCGAGAGGAACTACTGGCCCGAGCTGAGGCGGCTGGTGTACGGGATCGGCTCGTTTTAGTAGAAAGCGTGCCGCATGCAGAGGTCGCTGATTACATCAATGCGATGGACACGCTGATCCTGCCCTCAGAGACGACTTACGAGTTCGAAACCCTGACTTCGAAAGGCTGGAAGGAACAGTTTGGCCACGTCCTGATTGAGGCCATGGCCTGTCGTGTGCCCGTGATTGGCTCTGATTCGGGTGAAATCCCTCGCGTCATTGCTGATGCAGGCTTAGTCTTTCCGGAAGGGCAAGCAGCAGAGTTGCGCCAGTGCTTGCTCGCGTTGATTGATCAACCTCCGACGAGACAAGAACTCGCTGACCAGGGGCTACGTCGAGCGCTCACTCACTACACAAACCGGGCTTTGGCAAAGCGTTTGCTCAGTTTCTATGAGGAACTGTTAGCAACATGA
- the hpsN gene encoding hormogonium polysaccharide biosynthesis glycosyltransferase HpsN — MNWPSVSVIVPTYCREEPLRATLADVLRQDYPNFEVLVVDQTPVHQPETRVYLDELAQAGKIQLFQVDWASLPGARNYAVRRAKGEIVLFIDDDVQLPDGYLQAHARNFANPDVGAVAGRVLDRMKLADDPVEATEQGPDLMPPEAMDPGIGWYYIDLYRTRQPQQVLTARGCNMSFRKVLFTEHGLHFDERFRGSAVREESDFCLNIRKTGFKIWYDPEAVLVHLGEETGGCHDIGFRSVKYQVTFYHNHFLMALKNLSPSQLLALSVKLFDCHVLGHPPCYKSGSLDKIVVRGGFYLLGLVNALGTLLRTGHEGGQTYTEHDQLPSGSLPVAATSALGEQGVQA, encoded by the coding sequence ATGAACTGGCCCTCCGTTTCCGTGATTGTGCCGACTTACTGCCGCGAGGAGCCTTTGCGGGCAACTCTGGCTGACGTGCTGCGCCAGGACTATCCGAATTTCGAAGTTCTGGTGGTGGACCAAACGCCTGTTCATCAGCCTGAGACTCGCGTTTATCTTGACGAGTTGGCCCAAGCTGGCAAGATTCAGTTATTTCAAGTGGACTGGGCTAGCTTGCCAGGTGCACGCAACTATGCGGTGCGCCGCGCCAAAGGCGAGATCGTCCTGTTTATTGATGATGATGTGCAGTTGCCCGACGGTTATCTGCAGGCCCATGCTCGTAACTTTGCCAATCCTGACGTTGGAGCTGTCGCAGGTCGGGTACTTGACCGGATGAAACTGGCAGACGACCCAGTTGAGGCAACGGAACAGGGGCCGGACTTAATGCCCCCTGAGGCAATGGATCCTGGTATTGGTTGGTACTACATTGACCTATACCGAACTCGCCAACCTCAGCAGGTATTAACAGCACGGGGCTGCAACATGTCGTTCCGTAAGGTTCTGTTTACCGAACATGGGCTGCATTTTGATGAGCGCTTCCGAGGCAGTGCAGTGCGTGAGGAGTCAGACTTCTGTCTTAACATCCGCAAGACCGGCTTCAAGATTTGGTATGACCCAGAAGCTGTGCTGGTTCACCTGGGAGAAGAAACCGGTGGCTGTCACGATATCGGCTTCCGCTCGGTAAAGTACCAAGTCACCTTCTACCACAATCACTTCTTGATGGCGCTCAAGAACTTGTCTCCGTCTCAATTGCTTGCCCTGAGTGTCAAGCTATTTGACTGCCACGTTCTGGGCCATCCTCCCTGCTACAAGAGCGGCTCTCTGGACAAGATTGTGGTGCGGGGCGGATTTTATCTGCTCGGACTAGTAAACGCCTTGGGAACCCTTCTGCGCACCGGACACGAAGGGGGGCAAACTTACACTGAGCATGATCAGTTGCCCTCTGGCTCGTTGCCTGTCGCTGCTACATCCGCTCTGGGGGAGCAAGGAGTTCAGGCATGA